In the Aythya fuligula isolate bAytFul2 chromosome 8, bAytFul2.pri, whole genome shotgun sequence genome, one interval contains:
- the RPS8 gene encoding 40S ribosomal protein S8 codes for MGISRDNWHKRRKTGGKRKPYHKKRKYELGRPPANTKIGPRRIHTVRVRGGNKKYRALRLDVGNFSWGSECCTRKTRIIDVVYNASNNELVRTKTLVKNCIVLVDSTPYRQWYEAHYALPLGRKKGAKLTPEEEEILNKKRSKKIQKKYDERKKNAKIASILEEQFQQGKLLACIASRPGQCGRADGYVLEGKELEFYLRKIKARKGK; via the exons ATGG GTATCTCCCGGGACAACTGGCATAAGCGTCGCAAGACTGGGGGCAAGAGGAAGCCCTACCACAAGAAGAGGAAGTATGAGTTGGGGCGGCCGCCGGCCAACACTAAG ATCGGTCCGCGCCGAATTCACACAGTGAGGGTTCGTGGTGGCAACAAGAAATACCGTGCCCTTCGCCTGGACGTCGGCAACTTCTCCTGGGGATCCGAAT GCTGCACCCGCAAGACCAGGATCATCGATGTTGTCTACAACGCTTCCAACAACGAGCTGGTGCGGACGAAGACCCTGGTGAAGAACTGCATCGTTCTCGTCGACAGCACCCCGTACCGGCAGTGGTATGAAGCCCACTACGCCTTGCCCCTCGGACGCAAGAAGGGTGCCAAGCTG ACTCCTGAAGAGGAGGAAATCCTGAACAAGAAGCGCTCAAAGAAGATCCAGAAGAAATACGACGAGCGAAAGAAGAATGCCAAGATAGCGAGTATCCTGGAGGAGCAGTTCCAGCAGGGAAAGCTGCTCG CTTGCATTGCCTCCAGACCCGGACAGTGTGGCCGAGCTGATGGCTACGTGTTGGAAGGCAAGGAGTTAGAGTTCTACTTGAGGAAGATCAAGGCcagaaaaggcaaatga
- the KIF2C gene encoding kinesin-like protein KIF2C isoform X1, whose translation MDPRLYQRVCPGRVLNIQRSNGLIHKATVRTVNAERSLVAVEWSEGGAVKGKEIDIDDVITINPELTEELRAADVKENLPLQENVTVQKQKRRTTLSKIPAPREVATMAPKVSAPEQKNPAMRGRSRMSVITEPQCSLQENEMVDPSTSTQTRNNLLVPGGRTKTSRLSYAPEPTLTNGNSEDHLLSARMNPPVSPVRRRSNIVKEMEKMKNKREEKRAQISEIRTKRAQEFDSSCPNSEFARMIKEFRATLDCQPLSITDPIEEHRICVCVRKRPLNKQEILKKECDVITVPSKCVLLVHEPKQKVDLTKYLETQAFRFDFSFDELASNEMVYRFTARPLVQTIFEGGRATCFAYGQTGSGKTHTMGGDFSGRAQNASKGIYAFASQDVFLLLNQPRYRSQDLEVYVTFFEIYNGKVFDLLNKKAKLRVLEDGKQQVQVVGLQERQVSCAEDVIRMIEMGSACRTSGQTFANASSSRSHACFQIILRRRGKMLGKFSLVDLAGNERGADTSSADRQTRMEGAEINKSLLALKECIRALGQNKSHTPFRESKLTQVLRDSFIGTNSRTCMIAMISPGMSSCEYTLNTLRYADRVKELSPHNGGGETQNHMEIEDEETEISGESSALQHNLSKDEEEDISPHMFHFREAITQIGEREEKVIEQLRELRQKMTTELDYLLGITEQPDYDLETFVSRAKYFVEESSRNFLSVRETLDALVVAMQLEEQASKQMNKQRPQ comes from the exons atggaCCCCCGGCTGTACCAGCGCGTCTGCCCCGGCCGCGTCCTCAACATCCAGCGCAGCAACG GCCTGATCCACAAGGCGACGGTGCGGACGGTGAACGCGGAGAGGTCCCTGGTGGCCGTGGAGTGGTCCGAGGGCGGCGCCGTCAAGGGCAAGGAG ATTGATATTGATGATGTGATAACAATAAATCCTGAGTTAACAGAGGAACTACGTGCTGCAGATGTGAAAGAGAACCTTCCTTTGCAAGAGAATGTGACTGTACAG aaacagaAGCGTAGAACAACCCTGTCAAAAATTCCTGCTCCGCGGGAAG TTGCGACAATGGCACCTAAAGTCTCTGCACCTGAGCAGAAGAATCCAG CTATGCGTGGCCGCTCCAGGATGTCTGTCATCACGGAACCTCAGTGCAGCCTCCAGGAAAATGAGATGGTGGATCCCTCCACTTCtacacaaacaagaaacaatttGTTGGTTCCTG GTGGCCGTACCAAGACTAGCAGGCTGAGCTATGCTCCAGAACCCACACTGACAAACGGAAATTCAGAGGATCATCTGCTTTCTGCTAGAATGAACCCTCCAGTGAGCCCAG TTCGGAGAAGATCTAACATTgtgaaagagatggagaaaatgaaaaacaagagagaagaaaagagagctCAAATCAGTGAAATCAGGACAAAACGTGCACAG GAATTTGACAGCAGTTGTCCAAACTCAGAGTTTGCACGGATGATCAAGGAATTCAGAGCAACTTTAGACTGCCAGCCACTATCTATAACTGACCCA ATAGAAGAACACAGGATTTGTGTCTGTGTCAGGAAGCGCCCTCTAAATAAACAAG AAATTCTGAAGAAGGAATGTGATGTGATTACTGTTCCAAGCAAATGTGTCCTGCTGGTCCATGAGCCAAAGCAGAAAGTGGATCTAACAAAATACCTTGAAACCCAAGCATTCAGATTTGACTTCTCATTTGATGAACTGGCTTCTAATGAAATGGTGTACAG GTTCACTGCTAGGCCTCTTGTACAGACCATCTTTGAGGGTGGAAGAGCGACATGTTTCGCATACGGCCAGACAGGCAGTGGCAAGACACAT ACTATGGGTGGAGACTTTTCGGGGAGAGCACAGAATGCCTCGAAGGGCATATATGCTTTTGCAT CACAAGATGTCTTCCTTCTTCTAAACCAGCCCAGGTACAGAAGTCAGGACCTGGAAGTCTATGTGACTTTCTTTGAAATATACAATGGAAAG GTGTTTGATCTCTTGAATAAGAAGGCAAAGCTTCGAGTCCTGGAGGATGGCAAGCAGCAGGTCCAGGTGGTTGGCCTTCAAGAGAGACAAGTCAGCTGTGCTGAAGATGTCATTAGAATGATTGAGATGGGCAGTGCATGCAG GACATCGGGACAAACTTTTGCAAATGCTAGCTCTTCACGGTCACATGCCTGCTTCCAAATCATACTGCGCCGAAGAGGGAAGATGCTTGGCAAATTCTCCTTGGTGGATCTGGCAGGAAATGAGAGGGGTGCGGACACATCTAGTGCTGACAGGCAGACACGAATGGAAGGGGCAGAAATCAATAAAAGCCTGCTAGCTTTGAAG GAATGTATCCGAGCTCTAGGCCAGAACAAATCTCATACCCCCTTCCGGGAAAGCAAGCTGACCCAGGTGCTGAGAGACTCTTTCATAGGAACTAACTCAAGAACCTGTATG ATAGCAATGATTTCTCCAGGCATGAGTTCATGCGAGTACACCTTAAACACACTGAGATACGCTGACAG AGTGAAAGAGCTCAGCCCTCATAATGGAGGTGgtgaaacacagaatcacatgGAGATTGAGGACGAGGAAACGGAGATCAGTGGAGAAAGCTCAGCTCTTCAACACAAT CTCTCCaaggatgaggaggaagatATATCTCCCCACATGTTCCATTTCCGTGAGGCTATCACTCAGATTGGTGAACGGGAGGAGAAGGTTATAGAACAGCTTAGAGAACTGAGACAG aaaatgacgACTGAACTTGACTACCTCTTGGGAATCACAGAGCAACCAGACTATGATCTTGAGACCTTTGTGAGCAGAGCAAAGTACTTCGTAGAGGAGAGCTCAAGAAATTTCCTTAGTGTCAGAG AAACATTGGATGCCCTGGTGGTCGCcatgcagctggaggagcaagCCAGCAAGCAGATGAACAAGCAGAGGCCTCAGTAA
- the KIF2C gene encoding kinesin-like protein KIF2C isoform X2: MRGRSRMSVITEPQCSLQENEMVDPSTSTQTRNNLLVPGGRTKTSRLSYAPEPTLTNGNSEDHLLSARMNPPVSPVRRRSNIVKEMEKMKNKREEKRAQISEIRTKRAQEFDSSCPNSEFARMIKEFRATLDCQPLSITDPIEEHRICVCVRKRPLNKQEILKKECDVITVPSKCVLLVHEPKQKVDLTKYLETQAFRFDFSFDELASNEMVYRFTARPLVQTIFEGGRATCFAYGQTGSGKTHTMGGDFSGRAQNASKGIYAFASQDVFLLLNQPRYRSQDLEVYVTFFEIYNGKVFDLLNKKAKLRVLEDGKQQVQVVGLQERQVSCAEDVIRMIEMGSACRTSGQTFANASSSRSHACFQIILRRRGKMLGKFSLVDLAGNERGADTSSADRQTRMEGAEINKSLLALKECIRALGQNKSHTPFRESKLTQVLRDSFIGTNSRTCMIAMISPGMSSCEYTLNTLRYADRVKELSPHNGGGETQNHMEIEDEETEISGESSALQHNLSKDEEEDISPHMFHFREAITQIGEREEKVIEQLRELRQKMTTELDYLLGITEQPDYDLETFVSRAKYFVEESSRNFLSVRETLDALVVAMQLEEQASKQMNKQRPQ, from the exons ATGCGTGGCCGCTCCAGGATGTCTGTCATCACGGAACCTCAGTGCAGCCTCCAGGAAAATGAGATGGTGGATCCCTCCACTTCtacacaaacaagaaacaatttGTTGGTTCCTG GTGGCCGTACCAAGACTAGCAGGCTGAGCTATGCTCCAGAACCCACACTGACAAACGGAAATTCAGAGGATCATCTGCTTTCTGCTAGAATGAACCCTCCAGTGAGCCCAG TTCGGAGAAGATCTAACATTgtgaaagagatggagaaaatgaaaaacaagagagaagaaaagagagctCAAATCAGTGAAATCAGGACAAAACGTGCACAG GAATTTGACAGCAGTTGTCCAAACTCAGAGTTTGCACGGATGATCAAGGAATTCAGAGCAACTTTAGACTGCCAGCCACTATCTATAACTGACCCA ATAGAAGAACACAGGATTTGTGTCTGTGTCAGGAAGCGCCCTCTAAATAAACAAG AAATTCTGAAGAAGGAATGTGATGTGATTACTGTTCCAAGCAAATGTGTCCTGCTGGTCCATGAGCCAAAGCAGAAAGTGGATCTAACAAAATACCTTGAAACCCAAGCATTCAGATTTGACTTCTCATTTGATGAACTGGCTTCTAATGAAATGGTGTACAG GTTCACTGCTAGGCCTCTTGTACAGACCATCTTTGAGGGTGGAAGAGCGACATGTTTCGCATACGGCCAGACAGGCAGTGGCAAGACACAT ACTATGGGTGGAGACTTTTCGGGGAGAGCACAGAATGCCTCGAAGGGCATATATGCTTTTGCAT CACAAGATGTCTTCCTTCTTCTAAACCAGCCCAGGTACAGAAGTCAGGACCTGGAAGTCTATGTGACTTTCTTTGAAATATACAATGGAAAG GTGTTTGATCTCTTGAATAAGAAGGCAAAGCTTCGAGTCCTGGAGGATGGCAAGCAGCAGGTCCAGGTGGTTGGCCTTCAAGAGAGACAAGTCAGCTGTGCTGAAGATGTCATTAGAATGATTGAGATGGGCAGTGCATGCAG GACATCGGGACAAACTTTTGCAAATGCTAGCTCTTCACGGTCACATGCCTGCTTCCAAATCATACTGCGCCGAAGAGGGAAGATGCTTGGCAAATTCTCCTTGGTGGATCTGGCAGGAAATGAGAGGGGTGCGGACACATCTAGTGCTGACAGGCAGACACGAATGGAAGGGGCAGAAATCAATAAAAGCCTGCTAGCTTTGAAG GAATGTATCCGAGCTCTAGGCCAGAACAAATCTCATACCCCCTTCCGGGAAAGCAAGCTGACCCAGGTGCTGAGAGACTCTTTCATAGGAACTAACTCAAGAACCTGTATG ATAGCAATGATTTCTCCAGGCATGAGTTCATGCGAGTACACCTTAAACACACTGAGATACGCTGACAG AGTGAAAGAGCTCAGCCCTCATAATGGAGGTGgtgaaacacagaatcacatgGAGATTGAGGACGAGGAAACGGAGATCAGTGGAGAAAGCTCAGCTCTTCAACACAAT CTCTCCaaggatgaggaggaagatATATCTCCCCACATGTTCCATTTCCGTGAGGCTATCACTCAGATTGGTGAACGGGAGGAGAAGGTTATAGAACAGCTTAGAGAACTGAGACAG aaaatgacgACTGAACTTGACTACCTCTTGGGAATCACAGAGCAACCAGACTATGATCTTGAGACCTTTGTGAGCAGAGCAAAGTACTTCGTAGAGGAGAGCTCAAGAAATTTCCTTAGTGTCAGAG AAACATTGGATGCCCTGGTGGTCGCcatgcagctggaggagcaagCCAGCAAGCAGATGAACAAGCAGAGGCCTCAGTAA
- the ARMH1 gene encoding armadillo-like helical domain containing protein 1, with amino-acid sequence MPKGPKPFCHCPGQTSWNGCGPSPSDSLHPAEEIMASVKEQEAIRKLMVFLQEWDSGHKVARSHVLDSFIKSNNGKTEPELELEFSQGASLFLARLTAWLRMTRRYLIEFLEIGGVMTLLEILGLNHLKEEDKRESVKLLQLIANAGRKYKELICESYGVRCLAELLATSTSAEAQEDAQVLLDTLGRGNPKYQHQVYKGLIAVLPCASPRAQQLALQTLGAMQELVGEAPPALLEPLLALLGSAHLEVQHEALQLLPALLPLRVRPALLAALVAALTPPGHPALASRSESTADPNALCPREPMLAYIQQAAAAKAIGILAKESIEVAEELIQLNVVHGLMVAVGNMEHMPSQRHGSISLKYFVHTFPFAEEHMKKAVGDTLFQLFMDSPETWYTKMDRAQAEELASSTLDIPKDMGRKQSTEEETCKSFKHIWTKSYMYTRKLYIYLVLSEETIVTNKGPDVRHI; translated from the exons ATGCCGAAGGGtcccaagccattttgccaCTGCCCAGGCCAAACCTCCTGGAATGGATGTGGGCCCAGCCCCAGTGACTCGCTGCACCCT GCAGAAGAGATCATGGCTTCTGTCAAAGAGCAGGAGGCCATCAGGAAGCTCATGGTTTTCCTGCAAGAATGGGACAGCGGTCACAAAGTTGCTCGAAGCCACGTCCTGGACAGCTTCATCAAAAGCAATAACGGCAAGACAGaaccagagctggagctggaatTCTCCCAGGGAGCCAGCTTGTTTCTGGCTCGCCTGACAGCGTGGCTCAGGATGAC gcGCAGATACCTTATTGAATTTCTGGAGATCGGAGGTGTCATGACTCTCCTGGAAATACTAGGGCTGAACCACCTGAAAGAAGAGGACAAAAGGGAGTCTGTCAAGCTGCTCCAGCTCATCGCAAACGCTGGCAGGAAGTATAAGGAGCTCATTTGTGAGAGCTACG GGGTGCGATGCCTCGCCGAGTTGTTGGCCACCTCCACCTCAGCAGAGGCTCAAGAGGACGCGCAGGTTCTGCTGGACACCCTGGGCCGCGGCAACCCCAAATACCAGCACCAAGTCTACAAAGGCCTCATCGCGGTGCTGCCCTGCGCCTCCCCCCgagcccagcagctggctctgcagaCCCTGGGGGCGATGCAG GAGCTGGTGGGAGAGGCGCCCCCCGCGCTGCTGGAgcccctgctggccctgctgggctcGGCGCACCTGGAGGTGCAGCACGAAG ccctgcagctgctgccggCCCTGCTGCCCCTCCGTGTCCGCCCGGCCCTGCTGGCGGCGCTGGTGGCCGCGCTGACACCTCCCGGGCACCCAGCGCTCGCCTCCCGCAGCGAGAGCACCGCAG aCCCAAACGCGCTGTGCCCGAGGGAGCCGATGCTGGCATACattcagcaggcagctgctgcaaaaGCAATTGG CATATTAGCCAAGGAGTCAATAGAAGTGGCTGAAGAGCTGATCCAGCTGAACGTGGTGCATGGCCTGATGGTCGCTGTGGGGAACATGGAACATATGCCCAGCCAGAGACACGGCAGCATCTCCCTGAAG TACTTTGTCCATACATTTCCCTTTGCGGAGGAGCACATGAAGAAGGCAGTAGGGGACACACTTTTCCAGCTCTTTATG GACAGTCCTGAGACCTGGTACACAAAAATGGATCGAGCCCAGGCTGAAGAACTGGCCTCCAGTACACTGGACATCCCCAAAGACATGGGAAGGAAGCAGTCCACAGAAG AAGAGACTTGTAAAAGTTTCAAACACATCTGGACCAAAAGTTATATGTACACCAGAAAGTTATACATTTATCTAGTTCTATCAGAGGAGACCATTGTCACTAACAAAGGACCAGATGTCAGACATATCTAA
- the TMEM53 gene encoding transmembrane protein 53, translating into MGARGLEAAVVELAAGEACGSAAEPGCQPVVILLGWAGCQDRYLAKYSAIYSQKGCTVIRYTAPWRTVFFSESFGIRSLRTPARRLLELLFAHSIDHRPVLFHVFSNGGVMLYRYILEALHTQRPFQHLKVLGTIFDSAPGRRNLRGSLRALAAVLVSTNVLLRYFLIFAFATTVVVLRILLYPLTRFIHESHYDALLKAPSRWPELYLYSQADAVISAREVKHMADARQRLGVPVRAVDFSDSAHVSHMRSYPTYYSNLCVTFLSDCVRGSPR; encoded by the exons aTGGGGGCGCGCGGGCTGGAGGCGGCCGTGGTGGAGCTGGCGGCGGGGGAGGCCTGCG GGAGCGCCGCGGAGCCCGGCTGCCAGCCCGTGGTGAtcctgctgggctgggcggGCTGCCAGGACAGGTACCTGGCCAAGTACAGCGCGATCTACAGCCAGAAG GGGTGCACCGTCATCCGCTACACGGCTCCGTGGAGGACGGTGTTCTTCTCCGAGAGCTTTGGCATCCGATCCCTCCGGACCCCGGCCAGGAggctcctggagctgctctTTGCCCACAGCATCGACCACAGGCCGGTGCTGTTCCACGTCTTCAGCAACGGCGGCGTCATGCTGTACCGCTACATCCTCGAGGCGCTGCACACTCAGCGGCCCTTTCAGCACCTCAAAGTCCTGGGCACCATTTTTGACAGCGCCCCCGGCAGAAGAAACTTGAGAGGAAGCCTTCGCGCCTTGGCGGCTGTCCTGGTATCCACGAACGTGCTGCTCAGGTACTTCCTCATCTTCGCTTTTGCTACCACGGTCGTCGTGCTGCGGATCCTGCTGTACCCCCTCACCCGCTTCATCCACGAGAGCCATTACGACGCCCTGCTGAAGGCGCCCTCGCGGTGGCCCGAGCTGTACCTCTACTCCCAGGCAGACGCCGTCATCAGTGCCCGCGAGGTGAAGCACATGGCAGACGCCCGGCAGCGGCTCGGCGTCCCCGTGAGAGCCGTGGACTTCTCAGATTCGGCTCACGTCAGCCACATGCGGTCATATCCCACCTACTACAGCAACCTCTGCGTGACTTTCCTCTCTGACTGTGTCAGGGGCTCACCTCGTTAG